The following coding sequences lie in one Rutidosis leptorrhynchoides isolate AG116_Rl617_1_P2 chromosome 4, CSIRO_AGI_Rlap_v1, whole genome shotgun sequence genomic window:
- the LOC139840586 gene encoding D-galacturonate reductase-like, which translates to MMAISIPETTINSSNGRPVPLIGMGVAKSANDGNTEKVKAAIIEAIKVGYRHFDTAAVYGTEQPLGEAIEEALRLSLIKSRTELFVTTKLWCNATESHLVLPAIKQSLKNLRLEYVDLYLIHWPVTLKCEGYKFPIPNECVSAINIKQVWEAMENCQNLGLSKSIGVSNFNPRRLEEILSFAKIPPVVNQVEMNPIWQQKKLNEFCKKHDILLTGYSPLGAAGSSWGHNRVMESDVLQDIAKSRGKSIAQISLRWLYEQGVSFVVKSFNKERMKQNLEIFDWSLSEEELNRISQIPQQKHTYFGKMMAEPNNDVIAEIDEDLSFM; encoded by the exons ATGATGGCAATTAGCATCCCGGAGACAACCATAAACTCTAGCAACGGTAGACCGGTTCCCTTGATCGGAATGGGTGTGGCTAAATCGGCGAACGATGGCAATACTGAAAAGGTGAAAGCGGCTATAATTGAAGCCATCAAGGTTGGTTATCGACACTTTGATACTGCAGCAGTCTACGGGACTGAACAACCTCTTGGAGAAGCCATCGAGGAAGCTTTGAGACTCAGTTTGATAAAGTCGCGAACCGAGCTTTTTGTTACGACCAAACTGTGGTGTAATGCGACTGAAAGCCACCTTGTGTTACCGGCCATAAAGCAGAGTTTGAA GAATTTGAGACTTGAGTACGTGGATTTGTATCTAATTCATTGGCCAGTAACACTCAAATGTGAGGGATACAAATTTCCGATTCCAAATGAGTGTGTATCAGCTATAAATATTAAGCAAGTTTGGGAAGCAATGGAAAACTGTCAAAATCTCGGACTCAGCAAATCGATAGGTGTAAGCAACTTCAATCCTCGAAGACTTGAAGAGATCCTTTCCTTCGCTAAAATCCCTCCGGTTGTCAACCAG GTTGAGATGAACCCAATTTGGCAGCAGAAAAAACTGAATGAATTTTGCAAAAAGCATGATATCCTTCTCACCGGTTACTCGCCTTTAGGAGCAGCCGGCAGTTCATGGGGTCACAATCGTGTCATGGAATCAGATGTTCTTCAAGACATTGCTAAGTCCAGAGGAAAGTCAATAGCACAG ATATCGCTAAGATGGTTATATGAACAAGGTGTGAGCTTTGTAGTAAAGAGTTTTAACAAAGAGAGGATGAAGCAAAACTTAGAGATATTTGATTGGTCATTGAGTGAGGAGGAGTTGAACAGGATTAGCCAAATTCCTCAACAGAAACATACTTATTTTGGAAAGATGATGGCTGAGCCCAATAATGATGTAATTGCTGAGATCGATGAAGATCTCTCATTTATGTAA